TGAGGTGGATTGTCACAGACATCACAATACTGACAGGCATGTTCAGAAGACTCGTCAAAATAGCGAAGTAAAATTTGGCGACGACAATGCGTGGCTTGAGCAAATGCCAGCATATGATTGAGTTTGCTAATTTCTATACGTTGCTGGGCTTCACTGGGAGTTGTCGCAATAAAGCCACGTAGTCGTCCACTATCGGCAGGATCAAAAAGCAACACTGCGGATGCAGCTAATCCATCGCGTCCGGCGCGACCGGTCTCTTGATAGTAACTTTCAATATTTTTGGGTAGATCATAATGAACGACAAAGCGTACATTGGGTTTATCTATTCCCATGCCAAATGCGATAGTGGCGACCACAATATCAATGCGATCATAACGAAATAAGCTTTGCACCTCGCGTCGTTCATTGTAACTAAGACCCGCATGGTAAGCCCTCGCTTTTATACCAAGTTCTTGTAACTTTCGTGCAACGCGTTCGACCTCATTGCGGGTACCACAATAAACTATTCCTGACTGCTGATTTTGTGTTTGCAAAAAATTCTGCAGTTGTTTTATAGGATTATTCTTACTCACTACGGTGTAATGAATGTTGGGTCGATTAAAAGAGGCAATAAATGGTTTGGGATTATAATTGAGCTTCCTGATAATATCCTGCCGTGTTTGTTGATCAGCGGTGGCGGTTAATGCAATGACAGGTACGTCTGGAAAATGAGTTTTTAATAAACCTAATGTCGCATACTCAGGGCGAAAATCGTGTCCCCATTGCGAAATACAATGGGCTTCATCGATAGCAAACAAAGCGAGCGAACATTCTTGAAGGCGCTCTAAAAATGAAGAGCTCATCAGGCGTTCCGGGGCGATATAGAGGAGATCAAGTTCGTTTGTATGAAGTTGAGCCAGAACTTGTCTTGCCTCCTCACTGCTCAAGGATGAATTATAATAAGCAGCACGAATTCCTTGTAATTTCAGTGCAGCAACCTGATCTTCCATCAGAGCAATTAAAGGTGACACAACGATTGCGACACCCGCGCGTACCAGGGCTGGAATCTGGTAGCAAAGTGATTTACCTCCGCCTGTGGGCATGAGTACCAGCAGATCTTTGCCTTGAATAAGGTCGTGAATAATTTCTTCTTGGGGATGACGAAAGGCATCAAAGCCAAAAAATTCTTTTAGTACCTGAAGTGCCTGGGCACGATAGAGTTCGACTTGTCCTGAGGTTTCCATACTGGTTTTTTATTTTTTTATTTTACGGACGCGAAAAATTGGCAATAATAGCATTCTTTATTAGAGCACCGTAAATAGTATTTGTGCATTGGTTAAGATTTTTGTTAGCGAACATTATCTGACTGGTAATAATAAA
The nucleotide sequence above comes from Legionella hackeliae. Encoded proteins:
- the recQ gene encoding DNA helicase RecQ; translated protein: METSGQVELYRAQALQVLKEFFGFDAFRHPQEEIIHDLIQGKDLLVLMPTGGGKSLCYQIPALVRAGVAIVVSPLIALMEDQVAALKLQGIRAAYYNSSLSSEEARQVLAQLHTNELDLLYIAPERLMSSSFLERLQECSLALFAIDEAHCISQWGHDFRPEYATLGLLKTHFPDVPVIALTATADQQTRQDIIRKLNYNPKPFIASFNRPNIHYTVVSKNNPIKQLQNFLQTQNQQSGIVYCGTRNEVERVARKLQELGIKARAYHAGLSYNERREVQSLFRYDRIDIVVATIAFGMGIDKPNVRFVVHYDLPKNIESYYQETGRAGRDGLAASAVLLFDPADSGRLRGFIATTPSEAQQRIEISKLNHMLAFAQATHCRRQILLRYFDESSEHACQYCDVCDNPPQTVDATEDAQKLLSCIYRLRQNYGMTYTIDVLRGSAAEKIQQAGHDQLSTFGIGKDKSANYWKHLAWQLIHRDYCYQDVGNYNVLRLTKKAVAVLKNEEQVSLALPQVDLVSKSTKSKQRETLSTANNPLFEVLRTLRRKLADEENKPPFMIFSDTTLHQMVRDKPQSLNDLLNISGVGQHKLNHYGWHFLKALREHRDLVEQD